In Elaeis guineensis isolate ETL-2024a chromosome 1, EG11, whole genome shotgun sequence, a genomic segment contains:
- the LOC105039977 gene encoding rhodanese-like domain-containing protein 6 isoform X6, with product MRFHVSQHSSCKGTHLSAMEFHSVLHDARNNMDSHSSVQQKQLVLLDARNMYETRIGKFQTPNVETLDPETRQYSDLPAWIDDNSEQLRGKHVLMYCTGGIRCEMASAYIRSKGVGFENVFQLFGGIQRYLEQFPDGGFFKGKKFVFDHRISVGSQDVDIVGNCLICRSSFDDYSSRCRCSYCRMLVLVCYNCQGKAGVVYVCELCQKQGKGDKPLLLIQDNQINADFLPDSSEAIEIAKGPFSGHIKPLSELSVRDGNNHRRKLRILCLHGFRQNASNFKGRTSSLAKKLKNMVEFVFVDAPHELPFIYQEHSHQPPHVSMDWASEEATNLAHSFKESPPPLKDCKKRFAWLIAPKSDCLEEGGWKIADVPFDPLQYQQQTDGFEKSYSYLKTVISQMGPFDGILGFSQGAAMAALFCEQQQRCGGVLDFRFAILCSGFSAVSGECSRKLIKCPSLHCFGNGQGHDRQIACEASRKLVDLFDKDCSVVIEHDMGHIIPTRSPYIDQMKEFLMRFL from the exons ATGCGGTTTCACGTCTCTCAACATTCGAGTTGTAAAG GAACACACCTTTCTGCAATGGAGTTCCATTCTGTTCTCCATGATGCAA GAAATAATATGGACTCTCATTCATCTGTCCAACAGAAGCAACTTGTTTTGCTGGATGCAAGGAACATGTATGAGACTAGGATTGGGAAGTTTCAAACTCCAAATGTGGAGACTTTGGACCCAGAGACAAGGCAATATAGTGACCTACCTGCCTGGATAGATGATAATTCTGAACAGCTGCGTGGCAAACATGTTCTCAT GTATTGTACTGGAGGTATAAGATGTGAAATGGCATCGGCCTATATTCGATCCAAGGGTGTAGGTTTCGAAAATGTGTTTCAG TTATTTGGTGGAATTCAGAGATATTTGGAACAATTTCCCGATGGTGGCttttttaaaggaaaaaaatttgtATTTGATCACAG GATCTCGGTCGGAAGTCAAGATGTAGATATTGTTGGAAATTGTCTAATATGTCGCTCTTCCTTTGATGATTATTCATCTCGTTGCCGGTGCAGTTATTGTAGGATGTTAGTTTTAGTATGTTATAATTGCCAG GGTAAGGCTGGTGTGGTGTATGTTTGTGAGTTATGCCAGAAACAAGGCAAGGGAGATAAGCCATTGCTGTTGATACAGGATAACCAGATAAATGCAGATTTCTTGCCTGATTCATCTGAAGCAATTGAGATCGCAAAAGGCCCATTTTCTGGTCACATCAAACCTCTTTCTGAACTCTCCGTGAGAGATG GCAACAACCATCGGAGAAAGCTAAGGATCCTGTGCTTGCATGGTTTTCGACAGAATGCTTCAAATTTTAAGGGAAGAACATCATCACTGGCCAAGAAACTCAAAAACATGGTGGAGTTTGTTTTTGTTGATGCCCCTCACGAACTTCCATTTATTTATCAAGAACATTCTCATCAACCACCTCATGTTTCCATGGATTGGGCATCAGAGGAAGCTACCAATCTAGCCCATTCTTTTAAAGAGTCACCACCACCACTGAAAGACTGCAAGAAAAGATTTGCATGGCTTATTGCCCCGAAGTCGGACTGCTTAGAGGAAGGAGGGTGGAAGATAGCAGACGTGCCATTTGACCCTCTTCAATATCAGCAACAAACTGATGGCTTTGAAAAATCCTATTCTTATCTTAAGACTGTAATCTCACAGATGGGGCCATTTGATGGGATCCTTGGATTCTCACAAGGAGCAGCAATGGCTGCTTTGTTCTGTGAACAGCAACAGAGATGTGGTGgtgttttagattttagatttgcaATCCTGTGTTCTGGGTTCTCTGCAGTATCAGGGGAATGCAGCAGGAAATTAATAAAGTGCCCATCTTTGCATTGCTTTGGTAATGGCCAGGGGCATGATAGGCAGATAGCATGCGAAGCTAGCAGGAAACTTGTTGATCTGTTTGATAAGGACTGCTCCGTGGTCATCGAGCATGACAT
- the LOC105039977 gene encoding rhodanese-like domain-containing protein 6 isoform X2 — protein sequence MAENGAGREEGQGSGVLLYYTYAPVPDLPSLVRFYDSNCRSLGLIGRVRIAPDGVNVTVGGKMSSLEKHIAEVKSKSLFERTDFKLAACEHPSDKRIAKECGFTSLNIRVVKEHTFLQWSSILFSMMQKQLVLLDARNMYETRIGKFQTPNVETLDPETRQYSDLPAWIDDNSEQLRGKHVLMYCTGGIRCEMASAYIRSKGVGFENVFQLFGGIQRYLEQFPDGGFFKGKKFVFDHRISVGSQDVDIVGNCLICRSSFDDYSSRCRCSYCRMLVLVCYNCQGKAGVVYVCELCQKQGKGDKPLLLIQDNQINADFLPDSSEAIEIAKGPFSGHIKPLSELSVRDGNNHRRKLRILCLHGFRQNASNFKGRTSSLAKKLKNMVEFVFVDAPHELPFIYQEHSHQPPHVSMDWASEEATNLAHSFKESPPPLKDCKKRFAWLIAPKSDCLEEGGWKIADVPFDPLQYQQQTDGFEKSYSYLKTVISQMGPFDGILGFSQGAAMAALFCEQQQRCGGVLDFRFAILCSGFSAVSGECSRKLIKCPSLHCFGNGQGHDRQIACEASRKLVDLFDKDCSVVIEHDMGHIIPTRSPYIDQMKEFLMRFL from the exons ATGGCGGAGAACGGAGCTGGGCGAGAGGAAGGGCAAGGATCTGGAGTGCTCCTCTACTACACATATGCCCCTGTTCCCGATCTCCCCTCCCTCGTCCGTTTCTACGACTCCAATTGCCGATCTCTCGGCCTCATTGGCCGTGTCCGGATCGCTCCCGATGGCGTCAACGTCACC GTTGGTGGAAAGATGTCATCACTGGAGAAGCACATTGCAGAGGTGAAATCAAAGAGCTTATTCGAGCGCACTGACTTCAAGCTCGCAGCTTGTGAGCACCCGTCCGATAAGAGGATTGCTAAAGAATGCGGTTTCACGTCTCTCAACATTCGAGTTGTAAAG GAACACACCTTTCTGCAATGGAGTTCCATTCTGTTCTCCATGATGCAA AAGCAACTTGTTTTGCTGGATGCAAGGAACATGTATGAGACTAGGATTGGGAAGTTTCAAACTCCAAATGTGGAGACTTTGGACCCAGAGACAAGGCAATATAGTGACCTACCTGCCTGGATAGATGATAATTCTGAACAGCTGCGTGGCAAACATGTTCTCAT GTATTGTACTGGAGGTATAAGATGTGAAATGGCATCGGCCTATATTCGATCCAAGGGTGTAGGTTTCGAAAATGTGTTTCAG TTATTTGGTGGAATTCAGAGATATTTGGAACAATTTCCCGATGGTGGCttttttaaaggaaaaaaatttgtATTTGATCACAG GATCTCGGTCGGAAGTCAAGATGTAGATATTGTTGGAAATTGTCTAATATGTCGCTCTTCCTTTGATGATTATTCATCTCGTTGCCGGTGCAGTTATTGTAGGATGTTAGTTTTAGTATGTTATAATTGCCAG GGTAAGGCTGGTGTGGTGTATGTTTGTGAGTTATGCCAGAAACAAGGCAAGGGAGATAAGCCATTGCTGTTGATACAGGATAACCAGATAAATGCAGATTTCTTGCCTGATTCATCTGAAGCAATTGAGATCGCAAAAGGCCCATTTTCTGGTCACATCAAACCTCTTTCTGAACTCTCCGTGAGAGATG GCAACAACCATCGGAGAAAGCTAAGGATCCTGTGCTTGCATGGTTTTCGACAGAATGCTTCAAATTTTAAGGGAAGAACATCATCACTGGCCAAGAAACTCAAAAACATGGTGGAGTTTGTTTTTGTTGATGCCCCTCACGAACTTCCATTTATTTATCAAGAACATTCTCATCAACCACCTCATGTTTCCATGGATTGGGCATCAGAGGAAGCTACCAATCTAGCCCATTCTTTTAAAGAGTCACCACCACCACTGAAAGACTGCAAGAAAAGATTTGCATGGCTTATTGCCCCGAAGTCGGACTGCTTAGAGGAAGGAGGGTGGAAGATAGCAGACGTGCCATTTGACCCTCTTCAATATCAGCAACAAACTGATGGCTTTGAAAAATCCTATTCTTATCTTAAGACTGTAATCTCACAGATGGGGCCATTTGATGGGATCCTTGGATTCTCACAAGGAGCAGCAATGGCTGCTTTGTTCTGTGAACAGCAACAGAGATGTGGTGgtgttttagattttagatttgcaATCCTGTGTTCTGGGTTCTCTGCAGTATCAGGGGAATGCAGCAGGAAATTAATAAAGTGCCCATCTTTGCATTGCTTTGGTAATGGCCAGGGGCATGATAGGCAGATAGCATGCGAAGCTAGCAGGAAACTTGTTGATCTGTTTGATAAGGACTGCTCCGTGGTCATCGAGCATGACAT
- the LOC105039977 gene encoding rhodanese-like domain-containing protein 6 isoform X1, giving the protein MAENGAGREEGQGSGVLLYYTYAPVPDLPSLVRFYDSNCRSLGLIGRVRIAPDGVNVTVGGKMSSLEKHIAEVKSKSLFERTDFKLAACEHPSDKRIAKECGFTSLNIRVVKELVTFRSDSLSKSPGISNAGTHLSAMEFHSVLHDARNNMDSHSSVQQKQLVLLDARNMYETRIGKFQTPNVETLDPETRQYSDLPAWIDDNSEQLRGKHVLMYCTGGIRCEMASAYIRSKGVGFENVFQLFGGIQRYLEQFPDGGFFKGKKFVFDHRISVGSQDVDIVGNCLICRSSFDDYSSRCRCSYCRMLVLVCYNCQGKAGVVYVCELCQKQGKGDKPLLLIQDNQINADFLPDSSEAIEIAKGPFSGHIKPLSELSVRDGNNHRRKLRILCLHGFRQNASNFKGRTSSLAKKLKNMVEFVFVDAPHELPFIYQEHSHQPPHVSMDWASEEATNLAHSFKESPPPLKDCKKRFAWLIAPKSDCLEEGGWKIADVPFDPLQYQQQTDGFEKSYSYLKTVISQMGPFDGILGFSQGAAMAALFCEQQQRCGGVLDFRFAILCSGFSAVSGECSRKLIKCPSLHCFGNGQGHDRQIACEASRKLVDLFDKDCSVVIEHDMGHIIPTRSPYIDQMKEFLMRFL; this is encoded by the exons ATGGCGGAGAACGGAGCTGGGCGAGAGGAAGGGCAAGGATCTGGAGTGCTCCTCTACTACACATATGCCCCTGTTCCCGATCTCCCCTCCCTCGTCCGTTTCTACGACTCCAATTGCCGATCTCTCGGCCTCATTGGCCGTGTCCGGATCGCTCCCGATGGCGTCAACGTCACC GTTGGTGGAAAGATGTCATCACTGGAGAAGCACATTGCAGAGGTGAAATCAAAGAGCTTATTCGAGCGCACTGACTTCAAGCTCGCAGCTTGTGAGCACCCGTCCGATAAGAGGATTGCTAAAGAATGCGGTTTCACGTCTCTCAACATTCGAGTTGTAAAG GAGTTAGTTACTTTTAGGTCCGATTCATTATCGAAGTCACCAGGAATTTCAAATGCAGGAACACACCTTTCTGCAATGGAGTTCCATTCTGTTCTCCATGATGCAA GAAATAATATGGACTCTCATTCATCTGTCCAACAGAAGCAACTTGTTTTGCTGGATGCAAGGAACATGTATGAGACTAGGATTGGGAAGTTTCAAACTCCAAATGTGGAGACTTTGGACCCAGAGACAAGGCAATATAGTGACCTACCTGCCTGGATAGATGATAATTCTGAACAGCTGCGTGGCAAACATGTTCTCAT GTATTGTACTGGAGGTATAAGATGTGAAATGGCATCGGCCTATATTCGATCCAAGGGTGTAGGTTTCGAAAATGTGTTTCAG TTATTTGGTGGAATTCAGAGATATTTGGAACAATTTCCCGATGGTGGCttttttaaaggaaaaaaatttgtATTTGATCACAG GATCTCGGTCGGAAGTCAAGATGTAGATATTGTTGGAAATTGTCTAATATGTCGCTCTTCCTTTGATGATTATTCATCTCGTTGCCGGTGCAGTTATTGTAGGATGTTAGTTTTAGTATGTTATAATTGCCAG GGTAAGGCTGGTGTGGTGTATGTTTGTGAGTTATGCCAGAAACAAGGCAAGGGAGATAAGCCATTGCTGTTGATACAGGATAACCAGATAAATGCAGATTTCTTGCCTGATTCATCTGAAGCAATTGAGATCGCAAAAGGCCCATTTTCTGGTCACATCAAACCTCTTTCTGAACTCTCCGTGAGAGATG GCAACAACCATCGGAGAAAGCTAAGGATCCTGTGCTTGCATGGTTTTCGACAGAATGCTTCAAATTTTAAGGGAAGAACATCATCACTGGCCAAGAAACTCAAAAACATGGTGGAGTTTGTTTTTGTTGATGCCCCTCACGAACTTCCATTTATTTATCAAGAACATTCTCATCAACCACCTCATGTTTCCATGGATTGGGCATCAGAGGAAGCTACCAATCTAGCCCATTCTTTTAAAGAGTCACCACCACCACTGAAAGACTGCAAGAAAAGATTTGCATGGCTTATTGCCCCGAAGTCGGACTGCTTAGAGGAAGGAGGGTGGAAGATAGCAGACGTGCCATTTGACCCTCTTCAATATCAGCAACAAACTGATGGCTTTGAAAAATCCTATTCTTATCTTAAGACTGTAATCTCACAGATGGGGCCATTTGATGGGATCCTTGGATTCTCACAAGGAGCAGCAATGGCTGCTTTGTTCTGTGAACAGCAACAGAGATGTGGTGgtgttttagattttagatttgcaATCCTGTGTTCTGGGTTCTCTGCAGTATCAGGGGAATGCAGCAGGAAATTAATAAAGTGCCCATCTTTGCATTGCTTTGGTAATGGCCAGGGGCATGATAGGCAGATAGCATGCGAAGCTAGCAGGAAACTTGTTGATCTGTTTGATAAGGACTGCTCCGTGGTCATCGAGCATGACAT
- the LOC105039977 gene encoding rhodanese-like domain-containing protein 6 isoform X5 produces MRFHVSQHSSCKGLCSAHTLLSNALLHSNGEHTFLQWSSILFSMMQKQLVLLDARNMYETRIGKFQTPNVETLDPETRQYSDLPAWIDDNSEQLRGKHVLMYCTGGIRCEMASAYIRSKGVGFENVFQLFGGIQRYLEQFPDGGFFKGKKFVFDHRISVGSQDVDIVGNCLICRSSFDDYSSRCRCSYCRMLVLVCYNCQGKAGVVYVCELCQKQGKGDKPLLLIQDNQINADFLPDSSEAIEIAKGPFSGHIKPLSELSVRDGNNHRRKLRILCLHGFRQNASNFKGRTSSLAKKLKNMVEFVFVDAPHELPFIYQEHSHQPPHVSMDWASEEATNLAHSFKESPPPLKDCKKRFAWLIAPKSDCLEEGGWKIADVPFDPLQYQQQTDGFEKSYSYLKTVISQMGPFDGILGFSQGAAMAALFCEQQQRCGGVLDFRFAILCSGFSAVSGECSRKLIKCPSLHCFGNGQGHDRQIACEASRKLVDLFDKDCSVVIEHDMGHIIPTRSPYIDQMKEFLMRFL; encoded by the exons ATGCGGTTTCACGTCTCTCAACATTCGAGTTGTAAAGGTCTTTGTTCCGCACATACTTTGTTATCGAATGCACTGTTGCATTCAAATGGG GAACACACCTTTCTGCAATGGAGTTCCATTCTGTTCTCCATGATGCAA AAGCAACTTGTTTTGCTGGATGCAAGGAACATGTATGAGACTAGGATTGGGAAGTTTCAAACTCCAAATGTGGAGACTTTGGACCCAGAGACAAGGCAATATAGTGACCTACCTGCCTGGATAGATGATAATTCTGAACAGCTGCGTGGCAAACATGTTCTCAT GTATTGTACTGGAGGTATAAGATGTGAAATGGCATCGGCCTATATTCGATCCAAGGGTGTAGGTTTCGAAAATGTGTTTCAG TTATTTGGTGGAATTCAGAGATATTTGGAACAATTTCCCGATGGTGGCttttttaaaggaaaaaaatttgtATTTGATCACAG GATCTCGGTCGGAAGTCAAGATGTAGATATTGTTGGAAATTGTCTAATATGTCGCTCTTCCTTTGATGATTATTCATCTCGTTGCCGGTGCAGTTATTGTAGGATGTTAGTTTTAGTATGTTATAATTGCCAG GGTAAGGCTGGTGTGGTGTATGTTTGTGAGTTATGCCAGAAACAAGGCAAGGGAGATAAGCCATTGCTGTTGATACAGGATAACCAGATAAATGCAGATTTCTTGCCTGATTCATCTGAAGCAATTGAGATCGCAAAAGGCCCATTTTCTGGTCACATCAAACCTCTTTCTGAACTCTCCGTGAGAGATG GCAACAACCATCGGAGAAAGCTAAGGATCCTGTGCTTGCATGGTTTTCGACAGAATGCTTCAAATTTTAAGGGAAGAACATCATCACTGGCCAAGAAACTCAAAAACATGGTGGAGTTTGTTTTTGTTGATGCCCCTCACGAACTTCCATTTATTTATCAAGAACATTCTCATCAACCACCTCATGTTTCCATGGATTGGGCATCAGAGGAAGCTACCAATCTAGCCCATTCTTTTAAAGAGTCACCACCACCACTGAAAGACTGCAAGAAAAGATTTGCATGGCTTATTGCCCCGAAGTCGGACTGCTTAGAGGAAGGAGGGTGGAAGATAGCAGACGTGCCATTTGACCCTCTTCAATATCAGCAACAAACTGATGGCTTTGAAAAATCCTATTCTTATCTTAAGACTGTAATCTCACAGATGGGGCCATTTGATGGGATCCTTGGATTCTCACAAGGAGCAGCAATGGCTGCTTTGTTCTGTGAACAGCAACAGAGATGTGGTGgtgttttagattttagatttgcaATCCTGTGTTCTGGGTTCTCTGCAGTATCAGGGGAATGCAGCAGGAAATTAATAAAGTGCCCATCTTTGCATTGCTTTGGTAATGGCCAGGGGCATGATAGGCAGATAGCATGCGAAGCTAGCAGGAAACTTGTTGATCTGTTTGATAAGGACTGCTCCGTGGTCATCGAGCATGACAT
- the LOC105039977 gene encoding rhodanese-like domain-containing protein 6 isoform X3, whose product MSSLEKHIAEVKSKSLFERTDFKLAACEHPSDKRIAKECGFTSLNIRVVKELVTFRSDSLSKSPGISNAGTHLSAMEFHSVLHDARNNMDSHSSVQQKQLVLLDARNMYETRIGKFQTPNVETLDPETRQYSDLPAWIDDNSEQLRGKHVLMYCTGGIRCEMASAYIRSKGVGFENVFQLFGGIQRYLEQFPDGGFFKGKKFVFDHRISVGSQDVDIVGNCLICRSSFDDYSSRCRCSYCRMLVLVCYNCQGKAGVVYVCELCQKQGKGDKPLLLIQDNQINADFLPDSSEAIEIAKGPFSGHIKPLSELSVRDGNNHRRKLRILCLHGFRQNASNFKGRTSSLAKKLKNMVEFVFVDAPHELPFIYQEHSHQPPHVSMDWASEEATNLAHSFKESPPPLKDCKKRFAWLIAPKSDCLEEGGWKIADVPFDPLQYQQQTDGFEKSYSYLKTVISQMGPFDGILGFSQGAAMAALFCEQQQRCGGVLDFRFAILCSGFSAVSGECSRKLIKCPSLHCFGNGQGHDRQIACEASRKLVDLFDKDCSVVIEHDMGHIIPTRSPYIDQMKEFLMRFL is encoded by the exons ATGTCATCACTGGAGAAGCACATTGCAGAGGTGAAATCAAAGAGCTTATTCGAGCGCACTGACTTCAAGCTCGCAGCTTGTGAGCACCCGTCCGATAAGAGGATTGCTAAAGAATGCGGTTTCACGTCTCTCAACATTCGAGTTGTAAAG GAGTTAGTTACTTTTAGGTCCGATTCATTATCGAAGTCACCAGGAATTTCAAATGCAGGAACACACCTTTCTGCAATGGAGTTCCATTCTGTTCTCCATGATGCAA GAAATAATATGGACTCTCATTCATCTGTCCAACAGAAGCAACTTGTTTTGCTGGATGCAAGGAACATGTATGAGACTAGGATTGGGAAGTTTCAAACTCCAAATGTGGAGACTTTGGACCCAGAGACAAGGCAATATAGTGACCTACCTGCCTGGATAGATGATAATTCTGAACAGCTGCGTGGCAAACATGTTCTCAT GTATTGTACTGGAGGTATAAGATGTGAAATGGCATCGGCCTATATTCGATCCAAGGGTGTAGGTTTCGAAAATGTGTTTCAG TTATTTGGTGGAATTCAGAGATATTTGGAACAATTTCCCGATGGTGGCttttttaaaggaaaaaaatttgtATTTGATCACAG GATCTCGGTCGGAAGTCAAGATGTAGATATTGTTGGAAATTGTCTAATATGTCGCTCTTCCTTTGATGATTATTCATCTCGTTGCCGGTGCAGTTATTGTAGGATGTTAGTTTTAGTATGTTATAATTGCCAG GGTAAGGCTGGTGTGGTGTATGTTTGTGAGTTATGCCAGAAACAAGGCAAGGGAGATAAGCCATTGCTGTTGATACAGGATAACCAGATAAATGCAGATTTCTTGCCTGATTCATCTGAAGCAATTGAGATCGCAAAAGGCCCATTTTCTGGTCACATCAAACCTCTTTCTGAACTCTCCGTGAGAGATG GCAACAACCATCGGAGAAAGCTAAGGATCCTGTGCTTGCATGGTTTTCGACAGAATGCTTCAAATTTTAAGGGAAGAACATCATCACTGGCCAAGAAACTCAAAAACATGGTGGAGTTTGTTTTTGTTGATGCCCCTCACGAACTTCCATTTATTTATCAAGAACATTCTCATCAACCACCTCATGTTTCCATGGATTGGGCATCAGAGGAAGCTACCAATCTAGCCCATTCTTTTAAAGAGTCACCACCACCACTGAAAGACTGCAAGAAAAGATTTGCATGGCTTATTGCCCCGAAGTCGGACTGCTTAGAGGAAGGAGGGTGGAAGATAGCAGACGTGCCATTTGACCCTCTTCAATATCAGCAACAAACTGATGGCTTTGAAAAATCCTATTCTTATCTTAAGACTGTAATCTCACAGATGGGGCCATTTGATGGGATCCTTGGATTCTCACAAGGAGCAGCAATGGCTGCTTTGTTCTGTGAACAGCAACAGAGATGTGGTGgtgttttagattttagatttgcaATCCTGTGTTCTGGGTTCTCTGCAGTATCAGGGGAATGCAGCAGGAAATTAATAAAGTGCCCATCTTTGCATTGCTTTGGTAATGGCCAGGGGCATGATAGGCAGATAGCATGCGAAGCTAGCAGGAAACTTGTTGATCTGTTTGATAAGGACTGCTCCGTGGTCATCGAGCATGACAT
- the LOC105039977 gene encoding rhodanese-like domain-containing protein 6 isoform X4 codes for MRFHVSQHSSCKGLCSAHTLLSNALLHSNGELVTFRSDSLSKSPGISNAGTHLSAMEFHSVLHDARNNMDSHSSVQQKQLVLLDARNMYETRIGKFQTPNVETLDPETRQYSDLPAWIDDNSEQLRGKHVLMYCTGGIRCEMASAYIRSKGVGFENVFQLFGGIQRYLEQFPDGGFFKGKKFVFDHRISVGSQDVDIVGNCLICRSSFDDYSSRCRCSYCRMLVLVCYNCQGKAGVVYVCELCQKQGKGDKPLLLIQDNQINADFLPDSSEAIEIAKGPFSGHIKPLSELSVRDGNNHRRKLRILCLHGFRQNASNFKGRTSSLAKKLKNMVEFVFVDAPHELPFIYQEHSHQPPHVSMDWASEEATNLAHSFKESPPPLKDCKKRFAWLIAPKSDCLEEGGWKIADVPFDPLQYQQQTDGFEKSYSYLKTVISQMGPFDGILGFSQGAAMAALFCEQQQRCGGVLDFRFAILCSGFSAVSGECSRKLIKCPSLHCFGNGQGHDRQIACEASRKLVDLFDKDCSVVIEHDMGHIIPTRSPYIDQMKEFLMRFL; via the exons ATGCGGTTTCACGTCTCTCAACATTCGAGTTGTAAAGGTCTTTGTTCCGCACATACTTTGTTATCGAATGCACTGTTGCATTCAAATGGG GAGTTAGTTACTTTTAGGTCCGATTCATTATCGAAGTCACCAGGAATTTCAAATGCAGGAACACACCTTTCTGCAATGGAGTTCCATTCTGTTCTCCATGATGCAA GAAATAATATGGACTCTCATTCATCTGTCCAACAGAAGCAACTTGTTTTGCTGGATGCAAGGAACATGTATGAGACTAGGATTGGGAAGTTTCAAACTCCAAATGTGGAGACTTTGGACCCAGAGACAAGGCAATATAGTGACCTACCTGCCTGGATAGATGATAATTCTGAACAGCTGCGTGGCAAACATGTTCTCAT GTATTGTACTGGAGGTATAAGATGTGAAATGGCATCGGCCTATATTCGATCCAAGGGTGTAGGTTTCGAAAATGTGTTTCAG TTATTTGGTGGAATTCAGAGATATTTGGAACAATTTCCCGATGGTGGCttttttaaaggaaaaaaatttgtATTTGATCACAG GATCTCGGTCGGAAGTCAAGATGTAGATATTGTTGGAAATTGTCTAATATGTCGCTCTTCCTTTGATGATTATTCATCTCGTTGCCGGTGCAGTTATTGTAGGATGTTAGTTTTAGTATGTTATAATTGCCAG GGTAAGGCTGGTGTGGTGTATGTTTGTGAGTTATGCCAGAAACAAGGCAAGGGAGATAAGCCATTGCTGTTGATACAGGATAACCAGATAAATGCAGATTTCTTGCCTGATTCATCTGAAGCAATTGAGATCGCAAAAGGCCCATTTTCTGGTCACATCAAACCTCTTTCTGAACTCTCCGTGAGAGATG GCAACAACCATCGGAGAAAGCTAAGGATCCTGTGCTTGCATGGTTTTCGACAGAATGCTTCAAATTTTAAGGGAAGAACATCATCACTGGCCAAGAAACTCAAAAACATGGTGGAGTTTGTTTTTGTTGATGCCCCTCACGAACTTCCATTTATTTATCAAGAACATTCTCATCAACCACCTCATGTTTCCATGGATTGGGCATCAGAGGAAGCTACCAATCTAGCCCATTCTTTTAAAGAGTCACCACCACCACTGAAAGACTGCAAGAAAAGATTTGCATGGCTTATTGCCCCGAAGTCGGACTGCTTAGAGGAAGGAGGGTGGAAGATAGCAGACGTGCCATTTGACCCTCTTCAATATCAGCAACAAACTGATGGCTTTGAAAAATCCTATTCTTATCTTAAGACTGTAATCTCACAGATGGGGCCATTTGATGGGATCCTTGGATTCTCACAAGGAGCAGCAATGGCTGCTTTGTTCTGTGAACAGCAACAGAGATGTGGTGgtgttttagattttagatttgcaATCCTGTGTTCTGGGTTCTCTGCAGTATCAGGGGAATGCAGCAGGAAATTAATAAAGTGCCCATCTTTGCATTGCTTTGGTAATGGCCAGGGGCATGATAGGCAGATAGCATGCGAAGCTAGCAGGAAACTTGTTGATCTGTTTGATAAGGACTGCTCCGTGGTCATCGAGCATGACAT